The following coding sequences are from one Methanofollis sp. window:
- a CDS encoding PAS domain S-box protein produces MYSVLYVDDEPALLDIGRLFLERSGHLSVDTALSAAEAIAMMQAGKYDGVIADYQMPGMDGIELLKHIRTHFGELPFILFTGRGREEVVIEALNSGADFYLQKGGDPVSQFAELEHKIKLAIERKQTRDELAESRRRMADVINFLPDATFAIDLDGTVIAWNRAMEEMTGVRSEEILGKGDFEYGIPFYGERRPVLIDLVLKEGEDIETKYPRVVQSGTKLISEFFLPHLYDGRGAYLWFIASPLYDTKGNVTGAIESIRDVTERKKAEEETEAAHQKLLDIVDFLPDATFVIDRGGRVIAWNRAIEEMTGARKEEMLGKGDHAYAVPFYGKAISGLIDLVMKPEAEPEVQYEMFRREGDTVVAEMTIPSLNRGRGASLCGKASPLYDSRGEIIGAIESLRDITGYKQAESARLHAIARGSPIPQFVIDRNHRVVYWNGALEAYSGIKTGDIVGTNEHWRAFYPRERPCLADLLIDGEGEESMIARWYKGKYAPSGLVRGAYEATDFFPTLGEDGTWLYFTAALIRDEEGEVIGAVETLEDVTERKQAEERIRIFQRFTEASGQGLGMATLDGSITYANPTLCRLLGMAKPVEIQDTFFFRYYSPEIAERLEKEIIPAVLEEGQWVGELTLVNAQGEHIPTIENFFVIPDDFGRPLYLADVITDISGLKKAEEALKASEDRYRTLFENSGSPLIIVEEDTTISLVNREFEKISGCTKEDVEDRMRWTDFVADPAELERLMEYHRLRWTESESAPRVFECHLCDRYGTVRNVLVTAAMMPGARQSIVAIVDITERKKAEEARHLADLIHSMPDAIFAVDRDGKVIAWNRAIEEMTGVAAAEIIGKGEYAYAVPFFGDKRPLLLDLVSAPAGELERRGYTRIARSGDFLIAESADARPQGREVILQAFAAPLYDESGENIGAIEGIHDITDLRHAEQALQESEIKYRSLFEYANDAIILILDDRITDCNPRALEMFGCTRDEFVGSALSVFSPPVQPDGSDSKEKVAEKIRGAIAGEAQFFECNCRTHDRRPFYAEVSLNRIQLGDEISVQAIVRDITARRDAEEALKKKTYDLNERVKELKCLYTISKILGKPETGFDALMQTVVDVIPDAWQYPEVTAARITLDGRVYQTAAFQKTAWMQRQPILVNDREAGTIEVGYREERPERNEGPFLKEERSLIASIAQRIGGYIVRKQAEEALSASETELRAVLSGMTDIVVVLDAEGHCLKVAPTNPPPLFRPAGEVCGKTLDRVFPSMQAETIPGAILQALETGEPVAIEYGMRVRNQEVWFAAVISPMTEDLVVLVARNITGRKQAETAIQTANKKLNLLSSITRHDILNQITVLRGYIELARMETTDPTLLDYITREETATWAIQRQIEFTRDYQNIGVTSPQWQDVHRVIARAVRGLDLGRVEFSIDFDEVEVYADPLLEKVFFNLVDNALRYGEKLTKIRFSGREDEGGFTIVCEDDGVGIPTKVKEAIFRREYYKNTGLGLYLSREILAITDLTITETGEHGRGARFEVFAPRGVYRSVTKRERLVPPGG; encoded by the coding sequence ATGTATTCTGTTCTCTACGTTGACGACGAACCGGCGCTCCTTGATATCGGTAGACTCTTCCTTGAGCGGTCGGGACATCTCTCCGTCGACACCGCACTCTCGGCCGCAGAGGCGATCGCCATGATGCAGGCCGGGAAATATGACGGCGTCATTGCTGACTACCAGATGCCCGGAATGGACGGCATTGAACTCCTCAAACATATACGCACCCATTTCGGCGAACTCCCCTTCATCCTCTTCACCGGCAGGGGCAGGGAAGAGGTGGTGATCGAGGCCCTGAACAGCGGGGCAGATTTTTATCTCCAGAAAGGGGGGGATCCGGTCTCCCAGTTTGCCGAACTGGAGCACAAGATCAAACTGGCCATCGAGCGGAAACAGACGCGGGACGAACTCGCGGAGTCCAGACGGCGGATGGCTGACGTGATCAATTTCCTCCCCGACGCCACCTTCGCCATCGACCTCGACGGGACGGTGATCGCCTGGAACAGGGCGATGGAGGAGATGACCGGCGTCCGGAGCGAAGAGATCCTTGGGAAGGGAGACTTCGAGTACGGCATCCCCTTTTACGGGGAGAGACGGCCCGTCCTGATCGACCTTGTCCTGAAGGAAGGCGAGGATATTGAGACGAAATATCCCCGCGTCGTACAGAGCGGCACCAAACTTATCTCCGAATTTTTCCTTCCCCACCTCTATGACGGAAGAGGGGCCTATCTCTGGTTCATCGCGTCCCCGCTGTACGATACAAAGGGGAACGTCACAGGTGCGATCGAGTCTATCAGGGATGTTACCGAGCGGAAAAAAGCGGAGGAAGAAACAGAGGCGGCACACCAGAAACTCCTCGACATCGTCGATTTCCTCCCTGACGCCACCTTCGTCATCGACCGCGGCGGCAGGGTCATCGCATGGAACCGCGCCATCGAAGAGATGACCGGGGCACGGAAGGAGGAGATGCTCGGGAAGGGGGACCACGCATATGCCGTCCCCTTCTACGGGAAAGCGATATCCGGCCTGATCGATCTTGTCATGAAACCAGAAGCGGAACCTGAGGTGCAGTACGAGATGTTCAGGCGCGAAGGCGACACGGTTGTCGCCGAGATGACCATCCCCTCCCTGAACAGGGGACGCGGGGCCTCCCTGTGTGGGAAGGCCTCTCCTCTCTATGACAGTCGAGGAGAGATCATCGGGGCGATCGAATCCCTCAGGGACATTACCGGCTACAAACAGGCAGAATCCGCCCGCCTGCATGCGATCGCACGAGGGTCCCCGATCCCCCAGTTTGTGATCGACAGAAACCACCGTGTCGTGTACTGGAACGGGGCGCTGGAAGCGTACAGCGGCATCAAGACCGGAGATATTGTCGGCACGAACGAGCACTGGCGGGCATTTTACCCGAGAGAACGACCGTGCCTTGCAGACCTGCTCATCGACGGCGAAGGCGAGGAGAGCATGATCGCCAGGTGGTATAAGGGGAAGTACGCACCGTCAGGTCTCGTCAGAGGCGCCTACGAGGCGACCGACTTCTTTCCCACCCTGGGTGAGGACGGGACATGGCTGTATTTCACCGCCGCCCTGATCAGGGATGAAGAAGGAGAGGTTATCGGTGCGGTGGAGACTCTCGAAGACGTCACCGAGCGGAAACAGGCAGAGGAAAGGATACGGATCTTCCAGCGTTTTACCGAAGCGTCAGGGCAGGGTCTCGGGATGGCGACGCTGGACGGCAGCATCACCTATGCCAATCCCACGCTCTGCCGGTTGCTTGGAATGGCGAAACCGGTGGAGATCCAGGACACGTTTTTCTTCAGGTACTACTCCCCCGAGATCGCGGAGAGGCTGGAGAAAGAGATCATTCCCGCCGTTCTCGAAGAGGGGCAGTGGGTGGGCGAGCTTACTCTCGTCAACGCGCAGGGAGAACATATCCCGACTATTGAAAACTTCTTTGTGATACCCGACGATTTCGGAAGGCCTCTCTACCTTGCCGACGTCATCACCGACATCTCCGGGCTCAAGAAGGCCGAGGAAGCGCTGAAGGCGTCTGAAGACAGGTACCGGACACTCTTCGAGAACAGCGGCAGTCCCCTGATCATCGTCGAGGAGGACACCACGATCTCCCTCGTCAACAGGGAGTTCGAGAAGATCAGCGGCTGTACGAAGGAAGACGTGGAAGACAGGATGAGATGGACGGACTTTGTCGCGGACCCGGCAGAACTGGAGAGACTGATGGAGTATCACCGCCTGCGCTGGACTGAGTCTGAGTCTGCTCCACGGGTCTTCGAGTGCCATCTCTGCGACAGGTACGGGACTGTCAGGAACGTGCTCGTCACCGCTGCGATGATGCCGGGGGCACGCCAGAGCATTGTGGCTATCGTGGATATCACCGAGCGGAAAAAGGCCGAGGAGGCACGTCATCTTGCCGACCTGATCCATTCCATGCCGGATGCGATCTTCGCCGTCGACCGTGACGGGAAGGTGATCGCCTGGAACAGAGCGATCGAGGAGATGACCGGCGTTGCGGCCGCCGAGATCATCGGGAAGGGGGAGTATGCATATGCGGTCCCGTTCTTCGGGGACAAAAGACCTCTCCTGCTCGACCTCGTCTCCGCTCCCGCAGGGGAACTGGAGAGGCGTGGGTATACACGGATTGCACGGTCCGGTGATTTCCTCATTGCCGAGAGCGCCGACGCACGGCCACAGGGAAGGGAGGTGATCCTGCAGGCGTTTGCCGCCCCACTGTACGACGAATCAGGGGAAAATATCGGCGCAATCGAGGGGATCCACGACATCACCGACCTCAGGCATGCGGAACAGGCATTGCAGGAGAGCGAGATCAAGTACAGGTCGCTCTTTGAATATGCCAATGACGCGATCATTCTCATCCTGGACGACCGGATCACCGACTGCAACCCCCGGGCCCTGGAGATGTTCGGGTGTACCCGGGACGAGTTTGTCGGCAGTGCTCTCTCTGTTTTTTCACCGCCGGTTCAGCCGGATGGCTCCGACTCGAAGGAGAAGGTCGCCGAGAAGATCAGGGGGGCGATCGCCGGGGAGGCGCAGTTCTTTGAGTGCAACTGTCGCACCCACGACAGGCGGCCATTTTATGCGGAGGTGAGCCTGAACCGGATCCAGCTGGGAGACGAGATCTCTGTCCAGGCGATCGTCCGCGACATCACCGCACGCAGGGACGCCGAAGAGGCGCTGAAGAAAAAGACGTACGACCTGAACGAACGGGTAAAAGAACTGAAATGCCTGTACACGATCTCGAAGATCCTGGGCAAACCCGAGACAGGGTTCGATGCATTGATGCAGACGGTCGTGGACGTCATACCCGACGCATGGCAGTACCCTGAGGTGACGGCCGCCCGGATCACCCTGGACGGGAGGGTGTACCAGACCGCTGCCTTCCAGAAGACGGCGTGGATGCAGCGCCAGCCGATTCTGGTCAATGACAGGGAGGCAGGCACAATAGAGGTCGGGTACCGGGAAGAACGGCCTGAGCGCAACGAGGGACCGTTTTTAAAAGAAGAGCGGAGCCTCATCGCCAGTATCGCCCAGCGGATAGGGGGGTACATCGTGCGCAAGCAGGCTGAAGAGGCGCTCAGCGCTTCGGAAACCGAGTTGAGAGCGGTGTTGTCGGGCATGACCGACATCGTCGTCGTCCTTGATGCAGAGGGGCACTGCCTGAAGGTCGCACCGACGAACCCGCCCCCTCTCTTCAGGCCGGCCGGCGAGGTGTGCGGAAAGACGCTTGACCGGGTGTTCCCGTCAATGCAGGCAGAGACGATCCCCGGCGCTATCCTGCAGGCACTGGAGACAGGGGAGCCGGTTGCGATCGAGTACGGTATGCGGGTCAGGAACCAGGAGGTCTGGTTTGCCGCCGTCATCTCCCCGATGACGGAGGACCTGGTGGTCCTCGTGGCGCGGAACATCACCGGACGCAAGCAGGCGGAGACGGCGATCCAGACGGCGAACAAAAAACTCAACCTCCTCTCCAGCATCACGCGGCACGATATCCTCAACCAGATCACGGTGCTGCGGGGATACATCGAACTCGCCAGGATGGAGACGACAGACCCGACGCTGCTCGACTATATCACCAGGGAGGAGACAGCCACCTGGGCAATACAGCGCCAGATCGAGTTCACCCGCGATTACCAGAATATCGGCGTCACCTCGCCGCAGTGGCAGGATGTGCACCGGGTCATCGCCCGCGCCGTCCGCGGCCTCGACCTCGGCAGGGTCGAGTTCTCCATTGATTTCGACGAGGTCGAGGTCTATGCCGATCCCCTTCTCGAAAAGGTCTTTTTCAACCTGGTGGACAACGCCCTCAGGTACGGCGAAAAACTCACAAAGATCCGGTTCTCCGGTCGTGAGGACGAGGGGGGGTTCACCATCGTCTGCGAGGACGACGGCGTCGGCATCCCCACAAAGGTGAAGGAGGCGATCTTCCGGCGGGAGTACTACAAGAACACGGGTCTCGGGCTCTACCTCTCCCGGGAGATCCTGGCCATCACCGACCTCACGATCACGGAGACCGGCGAGCACGGGAGGGGTGCCCGCTTCGAGGTCTTCGCCCCGCGCGGGGTGTACCGTTCTGTCACAAAGAGGGAGAGGCTGGTGCCACCGGGGGGGTGA
- a CDS encoding transcription factor S translates to MLFCPKCNTMMISSGGQMKCRRCGYIQAIESEAGMKITTTRVEKEITIVDEEEKMKTLPTIQARCPKCENNLAFWWLRQLRAADESEVRFFRCTECGHTWREYD, encoded by the coding sequence ATGTTATTCTGTCCAAAGTGCAACACCATGATGATCTCGTCCGGGGGGCAGATGAAGTGCCGCAGGTGCGGCTATATCCAGGCCATCGAGAGTGAGGCCGGGATGAAGATCACGACCACCCGCGTGGAGAAGGAGATCACGATCGTGGACGAGGAGGAGAAGATGAAGACCCTCCCGACGATCCAGGCCAGGTGTCCGAAGTGTGAGAATAACCTCGCCTTCTGGTGGTTGCGCCAGCTCCGCGCTGCTGATGAGAGTGAGGTGCGTTTCTTCCGTTGCACCGAGTGCGGGCACACCTGGCGTGAATACGATTAA
- the artA gene encoding archaeosortase A translates to MDEYLLFAAFALFVLFLIPGRHRPYAGIGGWLAMSLYLFAEVPYFLSINNFLYPTLALLSLPFLYVTAKRLLAGDDHIGHLTRAAAVAVLLYLPFAYTPLGEWLIQIVIDQIGWCLSALGIAYTMPEWDMFAGNGLKVQIILGCTGIQSIAIMLGVAAAVPSNLRQKAIAALLIVPTIYLLNIGRNVFVILAYTGQWFPYLPEIASNGEYGYESFFWAHNVLCELGALVALIVIAYALFIIMPGLAAMADGLYQAFRDDLTGAISRPQGSDLER, encoded by the coding sequence ATGGACGAATACCTTCTCTTTGCAGCGTTCGCCTTATTTGTTCTCTTCCTCATACCCGGACGCCACCGGCCGTATGCAGGTATCGGCGGCTGGCTCGCCATGTCCCTCTACCTCTTCGCGGAGGTCCCCTATTTCCTCTCCATCAACAACTTCCTCTACCCGACACTCGCCCTCCTCTCCCTCCCCTTCCTGTACGTGACGGCGAAAAGGCTGCTCGCCGGGGACGACCATATCGGCCACCTCACCCGCGCCGCGGCCGTCGCTGTTCTCCTGTACCTCCCCTTTGCCTACACGCCCCTCGGAGAATGGCTGATCCAGATCGTCATCGACCAGATCGGCTGGTGCCTCTCCGCTCTTGGCATCGCCTATACCATGCCTGAATGGGACATGTTTGCCGGGAACGGCCTGAAGGTCCAGATCATCCTCGGGTGTACCGGCATCCAGAGCATCGCTATCATGCTCGGCGTCGCCGCCGCAGTCCCGAGCAACCTGCGGCAGAAAGCCATCGCCGCCCTCCTCATCGTCCCGACGATCTATCTCCTCAACATCGGGAGAAATGTCTTCGTGATCCTCGCGTATACAGGACAGTGGTTCCCGTACCTCCCCGAGATCGCAAGCAACGGAGAATACGGCTACGAGAGTTTCTTCTGGGCCCACAACGTCCTCTGCGAACTCGGGGCGCTGGTAGCACTGATCGTCATCGCGTACGCCCTCTTCATCATCATGCCCGGCCTTGCGGCAATGGCAGACGGCCTGTATCAGGCCTTCCGCGACGACCTCACCGGTGCGATCTCACGGCCTCAGGGGAGCGACCTTGAGAGGTAG
- a CDS encoding CDP-alcohol phosphatidyltransferase family protein: MNITALRPRLISKLEPIADFFVRAGISPNQISYLSLLAGICCAVAFAERLFLPGALLLLVSAILDLVDGTVARKKHCQTKFGAVIDWVFDKYVDALALLGIGLSGVAVVSGYFPLPPAADFAVVAVAIFGSMINTFIKPVVYAEVGFTERVDGKIHDPLEGVGFFGRPETLIALIVGAAAGFPGLAVILIAVCTNLSAIQRIAYLSRSLP, translated from the coding sequence ATGAATATAACGGCGCTGAGGCCGCGTCTCATATCAAAACTCGAGCCGATCGCTGATTTTTTTGTCAGGGCCGGCATCAGTCCCAATCAGATCTCGTACCTCTCTCTTCTTGCCGGGATCTGCTGTGCGGTCGCCTTTGCCGAGCGCCTGTTTCTTCCAGGCGCCCTCCTCCTCCTTGTCTCGGCCATCCTTGACCTGGTGGACGGTACCGTGGCACGGAAGAAGCACTGCCAGACGAAGTTCGGGGCGGTCATCGACTGGGTCTTTGACAAATATGTCGACGCCCTCGCCCTCCTCGGCATCGGGCTTTCCGGTGTGGCGGTCGTCTCCGGGTACTTCCCTCTCCCGCCTGCCGCGGACTTCGCCGTCGTCGCCGTCGCCATCTTCGGCTCGATGATCAACACCTTCATCAAGCCGGTGGTCTATGCCGAGGTCGGGTTTACGGAGCGGGTGGACGGGAAGATCCACGACCCCCTTGAGGGCGTCGGTTTCTTCGGCCGTCCCGAGACCCTGATCGCTCTTATCGTCGGCGCTGCCGCGGGTTTCCCCGGGCTTGCAGTGATCCTCATTGCGGTCTGCACAAATCTCTCGGCAATCCAGAGGATCGCCTACCTCTCAAGGTCGCTCCCCTGA
- a CDS encoding dihydrofolate reductase family protein — MSAPSLRPHVLMMSEITVDGKLTLKRGASSKILMKHMAHETEILLHKTRAECDAIMVGSHTIAIDNSFLTVRLAPGKSPIRVIPSSMADIPLTANVLNRDARTVIAVSEQAPAEKVAALREKGVDVVVCGKTHIDLPELMAVLRRDYGVKKMMIEGGPTLNWHMLRHGLVDEIRLIHLPFIVGGEDTPSLVGGMHIESEDEMIRLRLLRHYLCGSNLVTEYAVSYGD, encoded by the coding sequence ATGTCTGCTCCATCACTACGGCCCCACGTGCTGATGATGTCGGAGATCACGGTCGACGGGAAGCTGACGCTCAAAAGAGGCGCTTCCAGCAAAATTCTCATGAAACACATGGCCCATGAGACCGAGATCCTCCTCCACAAGACCCGCGCAGAGTGTGACGCCATCATGGTGGGGTCGCACACCATCGCCATCGACAACTCCTTCCTGACCGTCAGACTGGCGCCGGGAAAGAGCCCGATCCGGGTCATCCCATCGAGCATGGCCGACATTCCCCTCACTGCCAATGTGCTCAACCGCGACGCCCGGACGGTGATCGCCGTCTCCGAACAGGCCCCCGCGGAGAAGGTCGCCGCCCTCCGGGAGAAGGGTGTCGACGTCGTCGTCTGCGGGAAGACGCACATCGACCTCCCTGAACTGATGGCGGTCCTCAGGAGAGACTACGGCGTCAAAAAGATGATGATCGAGGGCGGGCCGACCCTCAACTGGCACATGCTCAGGCACGGCCTGGTCGATGAGATCAGGCTCATCCACCTCCCCTTCATTGTGGGCGGCGAGGACACTCCCTCCCTTGTCGGCGGGATGCACATCGAGTCGGAGGACGAGATGATCCGTCTCAGACTCCTGCGCCACTACCTCTGCGGGAGCAACCTGGTGACCGAATACGCGGTCAGTTACGGGGACTGA
- the sppA gene encoding signal peptide peptidase SppA: MNSLLADIERAQKRRRLKKNLSILAVVGLIAAAVAVTVLLMSPIGEGDVAVIRVEGTILAGDFSGGGYAGSEYVGREVRTAADDPFVSAIVLRVNSPGGSPAAAQEIVRDLEYARAKKPVVTSMGDVAASAAYMISAHTDRIYLSPDTMTGSIGVIWLFPDESEWMETEGRKVEVVKSGEQKDMTSPYRSLTVEEQSYARQLVNESADDFIADVTAQRPVDRSEIASARLIRGEEAIGIGLADEVGNLFDAIEGARTLAAVRSSPEDRPS; this comes from the coding sequence ATGAACAGCCTCCTTGCCGATATCGAGCGCGCACAGAAACGGCGGAGGCTGAAAAAGAATCTCAGCATTCTTGCCGTCGTCGGACTCATCGCCGCGGCCGTCGCTGTCACCGTATTGCTCATGTCACCGATCGGTGAGGGCGACGTCGCCGTCATCCGCGTCGAGGGAACGATCCTTGCCGGCGACTTTTCGGGCGGCGGGTATGCAGGGAGCGAGTATGTCGGGCGCGAGGTCCGCACGGCGGCCGACGACCCCTTTGTCAGCGCGATCGTGCTGCGCGTCAACAGCCCGGGCGGCAGTCCGGCGGCGGCGCAGGAGATCGTGCGCGATCTGGAGTATGCACGGGCGAAAAAACCGGTCGTGACCTCGATGGGAGACGTCGCCGCCTCGGCTGCCTATATGATCTCGGCGCACACCGACAGGATCTACCTTTCGCCGGATACGATGACCGGGAGCATCGGGGTGATCTGGCTCTTCCCCGACGAGAGCGAGTGGATGGAAACGGAGGGGAGGAAGGTCGAGGTGGTGAAGTCGGGAGAGCAGAAGGACATGACCTCCCCGTACCGCTCCCTGACCGTGGAAGAGCAGTCCTATGCGAGACAACTCGTGAACGAGAGCGCCGACGACTTCATCGCCGACGTGACGGCACAGCGGCCGGTGGACCGCTCGGAGATCGCCTCGGCCCGCCTGATACGGGGCGAGGAGGCGATCGGCATCGGCCTTGCCGATGAGGTGGGCAACCTCTTTGACGCCATAGAGGGTGCCCGCACTCTCGCGGCCGTCAGATCATCGCCAGAGGATCGGCCTTCATGA
- the truD gene encoding tRNA pseudouridine(13) synthase TruD: protein MMHTPYPVEDTLGISWYATETPGIGGVLRKEPEDFTVEEMPLGGPLGEGPYLLCKLTKRNWEHQHAMKSIAAALGISHRRIAWAGTKDKNALTTQYITIYGGEAEAVKDLRIRDMEIEPLGMTQHALSLGALAGNRFAITIRDCTADDLADTVASSVSAAAAGFPNYFGLQRFGVVRPVTHLVGREILRGDYDAAVDTYVGLACPDETPEVQETRRAYLETRNAKAAIAAFPAHLGFERSVLSYLAAHPGDSGGALQNLPPKLLSMFVSAYQSWLFNRVLSLRCADGTGLDEPLPGERLVFTNGREDIVTEANRRIVSVHIGRGRCAVALFLPGAGSFRTEGRNDERMAALLAEDGITAEHFERAGAFVHLHYAGTLRPINVKTEIVTEVKGQDVSLAFTLPPGHYATTICREFMKADPLAMI from the coding sequence ATGATGCACACCCCCTATCCAGTGGAGGACACCCTCGGGATATCATGGTACGCCACGGAAACGCCCGGGATCGGCGGCGTCCTGAGGAAGGAACCCGAGGACTTTACGGTCGAGGAGATGCCCCTCGGCGGCCCTTTGGGAGAGGGGCCGTATCTCCTCTGCAAACTCACGAAGCGGAACTGGGAGCACCAGCACGCGATGAAGTCCATCGCGGCGGCCCTCGGCATCTCGCACAGGCGGATCGCCTGGGCCGGCACCAAGGACAAGAACGCCCTCACCACCCAGTACATCACCATCTATGGTGGCGAGGCGGAGGCCGTGAAGGACCTCCGGATCAGGGACATGGAGATCGAACCCCTCGGCATGACCCAGCACGCCCTCTCCCTCGGCGCCCTTGCGGGGAACAGGTTTGCGATCACCATCAGGGACTGCACCGCTGACGACCTTGCCGACACGGTTGCGTCCTCCGTCTCTGCGGCGGCGGCAGGGTTTCCGAACTACTTCGGCCTCCAGCGTTTCGGCGTCGTGCGGCCTGTCACCCACCTCGTCGGCCGGGAGATCCTGCGGGGCGACTACGATGCCGCGGTCGACACCTATGTCGGCCTCGCCTGCCCTGACGAGACGCCCGAGGTGCAGGAGACGCGGCGGGCCTATCTTGAGACCCGCAACGCAAAGGCGGCGATCGCCGCCTTCCCCGCCCACCTCGGCTTTGAGCGTTCGGTGCTCTCGTACCTTGCCGCCCACCCCGGCGACTCTGGCGGGGCTCTCCAGAACCTCCCGCCAAAACTCCTCTCCATGTTTGTCTCGGCCTACCAGTCCTGGCTCTTCAACCGCGTCCTCTCCCTCCGCTGCGCCGACGGCACCGGCCTCGACGAACCCCTGCCCGGCGAGCGTCTCGTCTTCACGAACGGCAGGGAGGACATCGTGACCGAAGCGAACCGTCGAATAGTCTCAGTCCATATCGGCCGCGGCAGGTGTGCCGTCGCCCTCTTCCTCCCAGGTGCCGGGTCATTCCGCACCGAGGGAAGGAACGACGAGAGGATGGCTGCGCTCCTTGCTGAGGACGGGATCACCGCAGAGCACTTCGAGCGTGCCGGTGCATTCGTGCACCTCCACTATGCCGGAACCCTCCGGCCCATCAACGTGAAAACAGAGATTGTGACGGAGGTGAAGGGACAGGACGTCTCCCTCGCCTTCACCCTCCCACCCGGCCACTATGCGACGACGATCTGCCGGGAGTTCATGAAGGCCGATCCTCTGGCGATGATCTGA
- the pth2 gene encoding peptidyl-tRNA hydrolase Pth2, which translates to MSEVPVFKWKQCLVIRTDIKMSCGKKCVQMAHAAIGAYEHAGKEAKKAWYSEGQKKVALKVAGERDLHALKMAAEAAGIPCSLIQDAGLTEIPPGTVTALGLGPAKSEELDRITGGLQLL; encoded by the coding sequence ATGTCCGAAGTGCCCGTATTCAAGTGGAAGCAGTGTCTGGTCATCAGGACCGACATCAAGATGAGTTGCGGCAAGAAGTGTGTGCAGATGGCCCATGCCGCCATCGGCGCCTACGAGCACGCAGGAAAAGAAGCGAAGAAGGCGTGGTACTCAGAGGGGCAGAAAAAGGTGGCGCTGAAGGTCGCCGGTGAGCGGGATCTGCACGCCCTGAAGATGGCTGCCGAAGCCGCCGGCATCCCCTGCTCCCTCATTCAGGACGCGGGGCTCACCGAGATCCCGCCCGGCACCGTCACCGCCCTCGGCCTCGGCCCGGCAAAGAGCGAGGAACTCGACCGCATCACCGGCGGGCTGCAACTCCTATGA
- a CDS encoding NAD(P)/FAD-dependent oxidoreductase — protein sequence MFDVAVVGAGPTGSAAARACADAGLSVLCIEEHAAPGFPVQCAGLLSVKALEECRVSERSVLNRVQGARVVASTGAELKFDGGVTKASVVDRARLDAEMTAAAADAGAEFWPKTTVVGREEGRLMTRGAFGRRDVEARLYIAADGPRGGMARMLGMARSPVYLSGIQADVPLDMDTRFVEVHPAAAPQFFGWVIPTGEGRARVGLCGMRNVKEDFQKFAGPYMTSCTHLVTGTIPLGPMPRTYGHRTLFVGDAAGLAKPTSGGGIYTGVRAARHAASVALSCCERGDFSDAALADYEQRWQADFGRELALGMRLSRLRQELSAAQTDALIAKMADPAITDLIVRYGDMDRPGILARRLLTKPSIIMSLGTIVGPSVCAFLKELAIGANR from the coding sequence ATGTTTGACGTTGCGGTGGTCGGGGCCGGGCCGACAGGGAGTGCGGCGGCGCGCGCCTGCGCAGATGCGGGGCTGTCTGTTCTCTGCATCGAGGAACACGCTGCTCCTGGCTTTCCCGTCCAGTGCGCCGGCCTCCTCTCGGTCAAGGCCCTCGAAGAGTGCCGGGTCTCTGAAAGGTCCGTCTTGAACCGGGTCCAGGGCGCAAGGGTAGTTGCCAGCACCGGGGCAGAGCTCAAATTCGACGGCGGGGTGACGAAGGCCTCGGTCGTCGACCGCGCACGCCTCGACGCCGAGATGACAGCGGCCGCGGCAGACGCCGGGGCCGAGTTCTGGCCGAAGACCACCGTTGTCGGGAGAGAAGAAGGACGTCTTATGACCCGCGGGGCCTTCGGGAGAAGGGACGTCGAAGCGCGGCTGTATATCGCCGCGGACGGGCCGCGGGGCGGGATGGCGCGCATGCTCGGCATGGCGCGGTCGCCGGTCTATCTATCCGGCATTCAGGCCGACGTCCCCCTCGACATGGATACCCGCTTCGTGGAAGTCCACCCCGCCGCCGCCCCGCAGTTCTTCGGCTGGGTGATACCGACAGGCGAGGGGCGGGCACGGGTCGGCCTCTGCGGGATGCGCAACGTAAAGGAGGACTTTCAGAAGTTCGCCGGGCCGTACATGACGAGCTGTACCCACCTTGTCACCGGCACGATCCCACTCGGCCCGATGCCGCGGACGTACGGCCACCGGACCCTCTTTGTCGGCGACGCCGCGGGGCTTGCAAAGCCGACCTCCGGCGGCGGCATCTATACCGGCGTGCGGGCGGCGCGGCACGCGGCCAGCGTCGCCCTCTCCTGTTGCGAGAGAGGTGACTTTTCCGACGCCGCTCTCGCCGACTACGAACAGAGGTGGCAGGCCGATTTCGGCCGCGAACTCGCCCTCGGCATGCGCCTTTCCCGGCTCAGACAGGAACTTTCCGCAGCGCAGACAGACGCTCTCATTGCAAAGATGGCAGACCCCGCGATCACCGACCTGATCGTGCGCTACGGCGATATGGACCGCCCCGGCATTCTTGCTCGCCGCCTTCTCACGAAACCCTCCATCATTATGTCGCTTGGCACAATAGTCGGGCCTTCAGTATGCGCTTTTTTGAAAGAACTCGCAATCGGCGCGAATAGATAA